From a region of the Halolamina sp. CBA1230 genome:
- a CDS encoding HAD family hydrolase: MYEFWLLDLDGTIVDVEPRYRHETFEAVGDRLGREFTDDEVETLWHGLGGPRSEKLQAMGLDPGTFWPALHEAEDPEARAEATYVHDDAAALLDELDDAGVPVGVVTHCAPFLADQVVDELDLRSRFDAFVTCSDDLGWKPDPEPVHHTMDRLGVDDGAGVLAGDGPSDVGAAWNAGLDAVHVERHGPERRGQCVLADHRVEQFTDLDESVLQN; this comes from the coding sequence ATGTACGAGTTCTGGCTCCTCGACCTCGACGGCACGATCGTCGACGTGGAGCCGCGCTACCGCCACGAGACGTTCGAGGCGGTCGGCGACCGGCTGGGCCGAGAGTTCACCGACGACGAGGTGGAGACGCTCTGGCACGGCCTCGGCGGCCCTCGAAGCGAGAAGCTCCAGGCGATGGGGCTCGACCCCGGCACGTTCTGGCCCGCGCTCCACGAGGCCGAGGACCCCGAGGCCCGCGCGGAGGCGACGTACGTCCACGACGACGCCGCAGCGCTGCTCGACGAGCTCGACGACGCGGGCGTCCCGGTCGGCGTCGTCACCCACTGCGCCCCGTTCCTCGCGGACCAGGTCGTCGACGAGCTCGACCTGCGCTCGCGGTTCGACGCGTTCGTCACCTGCTCGGACGACCTCGGCTGGAAGCCCGACCCCGAACCGGTCCACCACACGATGGACCGACTCGGCGTCGACGACGGCGCGGGCGTGCTGGCCGGCGACGGCCCGAGCGACGTCGGCGCCGCGTGGAACGCCGGCCTCGACGCGGTCCACGTCGAGCGTCACGGTCCCGAACGCCGGGGGCAGTGCGTGCTCGCGGACCACCGCGTCGAGCAGTTCACCGACCTCGACGAGAGCGTCCTCCAGAACTAA
- a CDS encoding GDSL-type esterase/lipase family protein encodes MTADTPARVLALGDSYTIGTGVDEDERWVTKLAERLREEGETVADPVVIAENGWTTDDLDEAIDRRNPEGPFDLVTLLIGANNCFQGESPGTFEPKFRALLDRALGFAEDPDSVVVLTVPDYTLTPVGQANDPEAHAQRLERYNETIREAASTTGTRLVDVVPPSKRVAETESLVAGDDLHPAPDQHDLWLERIYPVAAAALD; translated from the coding sequence ATGACCGCGGACACGCCGGCACGGGTCCTCGCACTCGGCGACTCCTACACGATCGGCACCGGCGTCGACGAGGACGAACGCTGGGTGACGAAGCTTGCCGAGCGACTCCGCGAGGAGGGCGAGACCGTCGCCGATCCGGTCGTGATCGCCGAGAACGGCTGGACGACCGACGATCTGGACGAAGCCATTGATCGGCGAAATCCGGAGGGACCGTTCGATCTCGTGACCCTCCTGATCGGCGCGAACAACTGCTTCCAGGGCGAGTCACCCGGGACGTTCGAACCGAAGTTTCGGGCGCTGCTCGATCGGGCGCTGGGGTTCGCCGAGGACCCCGACTCGGTGGTCGTGCTGACCGTCCCGGACTACACGCTCACGCCGGTCGGCCAGGCGAACGACCCCGAGGCGCACGCGCAGCGACTGGAACGGTACAACGAGACGATCCGCGAGGCCGCGTCGACGACGGGAACGCGACTGGTCGACGTGGTGCCGCCGTCGAAGCGTGTTGCGGAGACCGAGTCGCTCGTCGCCGGCGACGACCTTCACCCTGCACCCGATCAGCACGACCTGTGGCTGGAGCGGATCTACCCGGTCGCCGCGGCGGCGCTGGATTAG
- a CDS encoding molybdopterin biosynthesis protein, with amino-acid sequence MSDRKEFRDLAEPTKAHDAIASLDLEPEPETVPLADARGRVLAERVDADLDVPGFDRASMDGYAVRAGDTFGADEVDPATLDLVGEVHAGSEPDVFVDEGECAEISTGAVMPDGADAVVMVERTDELGTETIEIRTSVAPGDNVMPAGADIAAGQRALGPGTELTPREIGLLSALGKDEVEVRGKPTVGIVSTGDELVRPGGDLDSDAGEIYDVNSYTIAAGVEEAGGEAALYPHAGDDMDAMEDALTTAAEECDLVLSSGSTSASAVDVIYRVIEERGDLLLHGVAVKPGKPMLIGRLAESAYVGLPGYPVSALTIFRTFVAPAIRRAAGVPEPRTATVDGTLAAEERYSEGRMRLMPVGLVENEAGETLVYPVDKGSGATTSLVEADGIVEVDADTEYLAAGEDVTVTLFSPDVRTPAVLAFGEDDPAFSRLLDRLGSSRFLPVGSREGLRRLRDGLPDAAVVAGPVRREVESVELGAWEREWGLIVPEGNPDGVEGFATLVDGDLRFVNLDTATGLRASADAELERLAAARDTDAADLQSAIDGYGFTLKAHESPARRVLAGKADAGLGLRAAAEKLGLGFVPVDTETVRVRANPERVEKQGVRDLEAVLAGVDEVLAELPGFAPTE; translated from the coding sequence ATGAGCGACCGCAAGGAGTTCCGCGACCTCGCCGAACCCACGAAGGCCCACGACGCCATCGCGTCGCTGGACCTCGAACCCGAACCGGAGACCGTCCCGCTCGCGGACGCTCGCGGGCGGGTGCTCGCCGAGCGCGTGGACGCCGACCTCGACGTGCCGGGGTTCGACCGCGCGTCGATGGACGGCTACGCGGTCCGGGCGGGCGACACGTTCGGCGCCGACGAGGTCGACCCCGCGACACTCGACCTGGTGGGCGAGGTCCACGCCGGCAGCGAGCCCGACGTGTTCGTGGACGAGGGCGAGTGCGCCGAGATCTCGACCGGCGCGGTGATGCCCGACGGCGCCGACGCGGTGGTGATGGTCGAGCGGACCGACGAGCTCGGCACCGAGACGATCGAGATCCGCACCTCGGTCGCGCCCGGGGACAACGTGATGCCCGCCGGCGCCGACATCGCCGCCGGCCAGCGCGCGCTCGGCCCCGGCACCGAACTCACGCCGCGCGAGATCGGCCTGCTCTCGGCGCTCGGGAAAGACGAAGTCGAGGTCCGCGGGAAACCGACGGTCGGCATCGTCTCCACCGGCGACGAGCTGGTCCGGCCCGGGGGGGATCTCGACAGCGACGCCGGGGAGATCTACGACGTGAACAGCTACACGATCGCCGCCGGCGTCGAGGAGGCGGGCGGCGAGGCGGCGCTCTACCCCCACGCCGGCGACGACATGGACGCGATGGAGGACGCGCTCACGACCGCCGCCGAGGAGTGCGATCTGGTGCTCTCCTCCGGCTCCACCTCCGCGTCGGCGGTCGACGTGATCTACCGCGTGATCGAGGAGCGCGGCGACCTCCTGCTCCACGGCGTCGCCGTGAAGCCGGGCAAGCCGATGCTGATCGGCCGGCTCGCGGAGAGCGCCTACGTCGGCCTGCCGGGCTACCCCGTCTCGGCGCTCACCATCTTCCGGACGTTCGTCGCGCCGGCGATCCGCCGGGCTGCGGGCGTGCCGGAGCCCAGAACGGCGACCGTCGACGGGACGCTCGCCGCGGAGGAGCGCTACAGCGAGGGCCGCATGCGCCTGATGCCGGTCGGGCTGGTCGAGAACGAGGCCGGCGAGACGCTGGTCTACCCCGTCGACAAGGGGTCGGGCGCGACCACCAGCCTCGTCGAGGCCGACGGGATCGTCGAGGTCGACGCCGACACCGAGTACCTCGCCGCGGGCGAGGACGTGACGGTGACGCTGTTCTCGCCGGACGTCCGCACCCCCGCGGTGCTCGCGTTCGGCGAGGACGACCCCGCGTTCTCCCGCTTGCTCGACCGACTCGGATCGAGTCGGTTCCTCCCCGTCGGCTCCCGCGAGGGGCTGCGACGCCTGCGTGACGGGCTGCCCGATGCGGCCGTCGTCGCGGGGCCGGTCCGCCGCGAGGTCGAATCGGTCGAACTCGGCGCGTGGGAGCGCGAGTGGGGGCTGATCGTCCCCGAGGGCAACCCCGACGGCGTCGAGGGGTTCGCAACGTTAGTCGACGGCGACCTGCGCTTCGTCAACCTCGACACGGCGACCGGTCTCAGGGCGAGCGCCGACGCCGAACTGGAGCGGCTGGCCGCCGCCCGCGATACGGACGCCGCGGACCTCCAGTCCGCCATCGACGGCTACGGGTTCACGCTCAAGGCCCACGAGAGCCCCGCGCGGCGCGTGCTCGCCGGGAAAGCCGACGCCGGCCTGGGACTGCGCGCGGCCGCCGAGAAACTCGGGCTGGGATTCGTCCCGGTCGATACGGAGACCGTCCGGGTCCGGGCCAACCCCGAGCGCGTCGAGAAGCAGGGTGTTCGGGACCTCGAAGCCGTGCTGGCCGGCGTCGACGAGGTGCTCGCGGAGCTCCCCGGGTTCGCGCCCACGGAGTAG